The genomic interval GCTGAACAAATACCAGGGTCGTTGCGCGTTGGAATCGTGGCTTCTCACGGTCGCTACTCACCGTCTGGTCGATCTGAAACGACGACAGAGCTTTCGAGTCGAGGTTCCGGCCGCGACGCCAGAATCGCCCGAGGACTTCTTTGACCGCAGACCGCAGCCGGAAAAGCCGACTAGTGAAAAGCATCTTCTTCAGCTGCTTCGCCAGGCGATTCAGTCCGCTTTTGCGAAACAGGAACCGGAAGCCGTCCTCATGTTGAAGCTGGTCCATCTCCATCAGGTGAGCCAGCGCGAGCTGGCCCGCATGTGGGGATGGCATGAATCAAAGATTAGCCGCACCCTGGATGTCACTCGCCAGAACGTGGCGCGCATTATCCTCGCTGAAACGAAAAAGGTGGATCCATGGCTGGAGCTGCGCTGGGAGGATTTTGTGGAGCTTTGCGCGAGCTCTTCGGATGTTTTTTAGCGACGGAAAGATAATTTCGCAAAATGCGCCGCCTGATGAGTCTTAAAGGAGAGCTAAAACAACGGGATGCCGCCGGATGAATCTCATCGCGCCGCTCCCGCTCGTGGGCTCCCAATATGAACTGACACGTTTTTCCAAACTTATTTTGTTTTGACCGCTCTTTGCCTGTGAATGATGATTTCAAAATTCTGTTGGAGTTCTTCGACGGCGACGTCCAGGAAGTTGCCGGGCGCTCGGCGCCCCCGATTACAGGAGAGCTTCAAGAGAGAATTGCCAGATTTGTCAGCGGGAAGTGCACCGAGGAAGAGCGGACCGAAATGAAAAAACTGCTTCAGGAAAAACCGCATTTGATTCCGGCCTTGGTCGCTGAAACCAAGGCGCTCAGGCAACCTCCGGAATGAAGCCTGCCACTCGCGCCAATTTTCTGCCCGAGCCCCGCTTCGTTCCTCTGCGGCCCGCCCTCCAGGAACATCTCTCCAAGCTCGGCGCTGCGGTCAC from Chthoniobacterales bacterium carries:
- a CDS encoding RNA polymerase sigma factor, giving the protein MPVEAVSRHEEDLAFVQRVLAIDASAAAELRRRYHGKLVGVLRSRGATQTEAEDLVADLWTDCFAARENRPTLLNKYQGRCALESWLLTVATHRLVDLKRRQSFRVEVPAATPESPEDFFDRRPQPEKPTSEKHLLQLLRQAIQSAFAKQEPEAVLMLKLVHLHQVSQRELARMWGWHESKISRTLDVTRQNVARIILAETKKVDPWLELRWEDFVELCASSSDVF